A window of Rhododendron vialii isolate Sample 1 chromosome 13a, ASM3025357v1 contains these coding sequences:
- the LOC131313982 gene encoding uncharacterized protein LOC131313982, which translates to MAKKRKATYVGSGKENSKPQVGKDISKLASAQRAQRERERNLKQSTTQRSEQHLLWDTRTQPLHEINIGATRDEHCANIGNNLHIREDTQRANTIAQARQKSSYADKGKGLLTYAIEKDSLVLFLHNALCLSKKSVVWIIWSLNKFEIMCHNYYLPNKFIGKLSICLQQPLPLKPNPDVYTENLSLNKIWQSNFRGFVREMLPNVGIETTQFEGIVRYEAGVGVADGRNCIRELRRNIARCEVLLLLLEGDENRGFDYGKKWKEIRMG; encoded by the exons ATGGCTAAGAAAAGGAAGGCAACGTATGTAGGGAGTGGAAAGGAAAACTCTAAG CCACAGGTTGGtaaagatatatcaaaattggCATCGGCACAACGTGCGCAACGGGAAAGAGAACGAAACCTAAAGCAAAGCACTACTCAACGATCAGAACAACACCTGCTATGGGATACTAGG ACACAACCTCTACACGAAATAAATATCGGGGCTACCCGTGATGAGCACTGTGCCAACATTGGCAACAACCTCCATATTCGTGAG GATACACAAAGGGCGAACACAATTGCTCAGGCAAGGCAGAAGTCAAGTTATGCAGATAAGGGGAAAGGACTTCTCACCTATGCTATTGAAAAAGATTCTTTGGTATTATTCCTGCACAATGCTTTGTGTCTTTCCAAAAAGTCTGTTGTGTGGATTATTTGGAGTTTaaacaaatttgaaattatgtgcCATAATTATT ATTTACCTAACAAGTTTATAGGAAAATTGAG CATTTGTCTTCAACAACCATTACCACTGAAACCAAATCCAGATGTATATACTGAAAACTTATCTTTGAACAAG ATTTGGCAATCCAACTTTAGAGGATTTGTCAGAGAAATGCTTCCTAATGTAGGTATTGAGACGACTCAGTTTGAAGGCATAGTTC gTTATGAAGCAGGGGTTGGTGTTGCAGATGGGAGAAACTGCATAAGAGAGCTACGGAG AAATATTGCAAGATGTGAGGTCCTCCTGCTATTACTAGAGGGAGATGAGAATAGAGGATTTGATTATGGTAAGAAGTGGAAAGAGATACGAATGGGTTGA